From a single Micromonospora carbonacea genomic region:
- a CDS encoding DUF5980 family protein, translated as MSRPIFGTVRLALGLVTALAVTLVGGQPATASGTATTAATWRLTDIGQRICIPAGQSWWTYFWITIDGQWSTPIEVGARNLPAGTTTSLPQAPIPPGSSNGNTALTLIAMTLPPLSYGVYQPELTASDGVQTQSVPVTIKVQESWGCA; from the coding sequence ATGTCACGACCGATCTTCGGCACCGTACGGCTGGCGCTCGGGCTGGTCACCGCGCTGGCGGTGACGCTGGTCGGCGGCCAACCGGCCACCGCGTCCGGCACCGCCACCACGGCGGCCACCTGGCGGCTGACCGACATCGGGCAGCGCATCTGCATCCCCGCCGGCCAGTCCTGGTGGACGTACTTCTGGATCACCATCGACGGGCAGTGGTCGACGCCGATCGAGGTCGGCGCGCGGAACCTGCCCGCCGGCACCACCACGAGCCTGCCGCAGGCCCCGATCCCGCCCGGGTCGAGCAACGGCAACACCGCGCTCACCCTGATCGCGATGACCCTGCCGCCGCTCTCCTACGGGGTCTACCAGCCGGAGCTGACGGCGTCGGACGGGGTGCAGACGCAGAGCGTCCCCGTCACGATCAAGGTCCAGGAGAGCTGGGGCTGCGCCTGA